The DNA segment TTTTCGGCCCTGATTCCCGCCGCTGCACCGGTTTCAACGCAGGCGCGGCCTGTGCAGACCGACATCCGCAGCTGCGAGGCCGATCTGGACCATGCGCTGGTGCTGGGACGCCGTTACAGCGTGGTGGCCGGCGTGCACTACAACAAAACGCTGCGGTCGCTGAACCGCCCGATCCAGCGCACCTTTCCTTAGATGCTGCCAGATGGCAAAACTGGCGACTGAAGCCCCTGGCGTTTCTTGAGCAACTTCCTCGACACCAAAGACAAAGCCTTCTGGAGAGCCCTGCTCGGCGTTGTGAGTTTGGGGGTGAGCATTGGTCTGGCGGCCCTGATCCTGCGACTCTGAGCTGAGCTCTGAGCAAGGCCCATGGCGGAACCCCGGATCTGGACGGAACTGCTGACCTACGGGCTTGGCGTGGCGCTGTCGCCTATCCACATCGTTCTGCTGCTGTTGCTGCTGCTGGACATGACCCATGGATCCGACCACCGCACCGGTCTGGATCTGATCGGCGGCGGAGCCTTGATCGCCCTGGGCAGTCGTGAACTGATCCGCGGGTTGCTGGATGACGGAACAGCCCCTGCCTGGAGCGGCGCCGTGGATCGTTTCGCCGCGATGCCGCTTCCCTTGCTGTTGCTGATCAGCAGCGTCACAGAAGTGATTAGTCCCGACGACCTGTTGCTGTTCGCGAAAAGCGCCGCCGTGATCCTCGCTGCGCAATTGGCCCTCCAGGAGGAGATTGCCTGCAGCATCGGCTTCAGCACCGCCGCCACTGCTCTGCTGCTGGTTCCGTTCCTGGCGGTGTTGATCGGACGCCAGCGGGTTCTTCCGCTGCTGCAACGCGGCAAAACGACCCTGCTACGCCGGGGGGAGCTGGTGGTGGGAAGCCTCAGCTTCGGGCTGGGCTCCTATCTGAGCTGGCAGGGCATCAGCGGTTTGATGATCAACTGATTCACTCGGAGTCCCGGGTGGTATCGAATTGGCGCTGCCAGGTGGCGCGCAGATCAGACGACGTCTCCCCGCCGAGCAACCAAACCCCCGTACGGGCCCGGGACACCGCGACGTAACAGAGCTGCTGGCGGATGGCTGGATCGGCCCGGAACACATCCGGGGCCACAAAAACATCCCCGAAACTGCTGCCCTGACTGCGGTGCACCGTTAGCACCGCCGCGGGGCCAAGGGACGCGAAGGCATCGCGAATCAGGAAGTACTGCCGCCAAATCGAGCGACCGTTTTTCTTGCCGGCATCACGGGCCTGCTTGCGCAGGCGCTGCATCACCGCATCGAGCTCCTGCCGACCGGAGCTGCCAATCGGTGGCTGCAGGCGCAGGGTGAGCTCCAGGTCCCCCGCATTCACCGATGCGGAAAGGGTCTCGATCACCGGCACAGGCCCATCGGCGGAGGAGAGGCCGAAATCCGCCAGGTCACAGGACTCCGGCTTGACGTCCCGCACCGTCACTTCGCGGTTGGAGCCCAGCACCATGTCGGGTTCTTCGCCGGCCTCTTCGCCATCCCTTGAGGCCGGGGCCATCACCGCCGTGCGACTGATCAACACCTCACCAGGCAGCACCGGCATCTGATCCGCCATCTCCCCATGGATGGCCCGGCGTGCATGGGGCACCAGACGATCCAAGGTGCGGTTCGTGTAACAGAGGATGCGTGCGGCATCGGGGTTGTCTTGCACCGAAGCCTCCCGCAAGGCACGCCGGGCCTGATCCAGCCACTCCCGTTGCACCAGGCTGCGCACCTGCCCCTGCGGGGATCGAATCGGCGGCAGCAGCGGCGGCATCTGGCAGGGCAGGCGCCCCTCCCGCAGACCGGCCGCCAGCTGCAGCACCGGGCCTTGATGGCGCACCACCTGGGTCAAGCTGGCGGAACAGGACCGTTGCATAGCAAACACGGGACTGTTCGGCTCGCCCACCGGGGGCAACTGGGCCGGGTCGCCGACGAACACCAGACGGGTCTTGAACGGATGGGCGCACTGGAGGGCGATGCCCAACAGGGTGCTGTCCACCATCGAGGCTTCATCAATCAGCACAAGGCCCAGGTTCTCCAGGGCCATGGCCGTCTGCTCAGTCGGTTCGCAGAGTTCAGCGTCGGCAGAGCGCTTGAGCTTCAGCCGCAGCAGGCGATGGATGGTGGAGGGATACCAGGTGGGTTGGAGACCCTCCAACTCCAAGGCCTGGCGCAGGACACCCACCGCTTTGTGGGTTGGGGCCACGACGGTCCAGCACAAACCGCTGGCCTCCACCTGGCGCAGCAGGCGCATGGAGAGGAAGGTCTTGCCGCTGCCGGCAAAACCACTGAGCACGAAGGGCGTGCCATCCACGGGCTGCTTCAGCCAGGCCGCAAAGGCGTCCGCCGCTTCCTGCTGATCAGCGGTGAGGTCCGCGGCAGCGGTCACCCCAGCCCAGCTCCAAGACCCGACAGCAAATGCAGCGGTGATCCCACAAATTCCAAACCGGGCAGAGCAATGGCGGGACCCATCAGGCTGCCCACCAGAACCTGCAGCCGGCTGTGTCCCAGGCTTTCCTTGAGGGGTTTCTCCGGAGCATCCGGCCAGAGTGAATCAGGCAGGCCATTGACCCGTTCCGCCGTCAGCCCGGCTGCGCGACGAATGCCACTGGCGTCGTACATGACAACGAACGCGACCATGGCCGCCAGGGCGAAGAGGGGGTGATCAAAGCCCAGTGTCCAGCCCACACAGGCCGCGGTTCCTGTGACCAGGGCGGAATGGCTCGACGGCATGCCGCCGGTTTCGATCAGCACTGCCGGACGCCAACGGCGATGCAGAAGCAACTCAAGGAACAGCTTCGACAGCTGGGCGACGCCGCAGGCCATCAAGCCCCAGGTGAGCGAACTGTTGTCGAAGAACTCCCGAAGCACCGCATGGGAAGGCGTGGCGTCGATCATCGGTCGCGGCTGGTGATGAAGTCGGCCAACGCCAGCAGGGGCACGGCCTTCTCGGCCCAGGGTTGAAGCGCCGCTTTCGCTTCGTTCACCAACACATCGGCCCGGCGACGGGACTCATCAAGCCCCAGAAGCTTGGGATAGGTGGTCTTGTCGGCAATGAGGTCCTTGCCTGCGGTTTTGCCCAGAACCTCGCTGCTGGCCGTGATGTCGAGGATGTCATCGATGATCTGGAAGGCGAGGCCGATCCCCCTGGCATAGGTGCGCAGAGCCTTGATTAACGCCTCATCAGCGCCGCCGATCATCGCCCCGGTGATCACACAGGCGCTCAACAGGGCTCCGGTTTTGTGGAGGTGGATGTACTCGAGAGTTTCGAGATCCACCTCCTTGCCCTCGCTTTCCAGATCCACCACCTGGCCGCCCACCAGGCCCGGGGCGCCAGCCACCAACGAGAGTTCTCCCACCACCTTGAGCAACCGCTCAGCCGGCACACCCGGACTGCGCAGCGCCACCATTTCGAAGGCGCGGGTCAGCAGGGCATCACCAGCAAGGATGGCCACGGCTTCGCCGTACACCTTGTGGTTGGTGGGACGACCACGGCGCAGGTCGTCGTCATCCATCGCCGGCAGGTCGTCGTGAATCAACGACATGGTGTGTATCATTTCCAGCGCCACCGCCGTGGGCAGGGCCTGCGTCGCTTCCCCGCCGGCCAGCTCACAGGCGGCGAGGCAGAGAATCGGGCGCAGGCGCTTGCCACCGGCAAGCAGCGAGTAGCGCATCGCTTCCCTGAGGGACTCCGGCCGCTCCGGACCGAGGGATCCATCGAGGGCCGCTTCCACCTGCTCTTTGGCCTTGCCGAGATAGGCCTTGAAATCGAACTCGGCGCTCATGGGCGGACCCTGGCTGGCGGGATTCTCTCAGGCCGAGCCCTTAGCTGCCGAGGGGAACCCAATCCATCGGATGGGGTGTTCGCATCTCGCGTCCCTTGCCCGGCGCCGTGGTGATGGCCAGGTCGTAGGAGACCGAATAGCGGGGGCTGCTTCCCTCATAGGGGCGTACTCGATGGCGCAGGTCTGAAGGGAACAGCAGAAGACGGTGGGGCAGCGGCGCGAACACCCCACAGGAGACCGCCGCGTCGCGGTAGGGAACCGCCATCACATGGCTGAAGTAATCGTCGGGCGCCTCAAATTCCAACTCCCCACTCTCATTGGCCGGATCCGTCAACACATAGAAAACAGCGCTCAACTGGGCGTTGCGGTGGCTGTGCAGATCCACTGTTCCGCCATTCCTTGCACACACCACAGGCCAGGCCTTTTGGATGTGGGCCATAAGACCATGATCCGGGCCCAACAGCGAGCGGAGATAGGCCGAAACATGCTCAGCCAACTGCGCGTTCAGCCACTGGAACGCATCCATGCGATGCAACTGATCGAGGCCGGCATGGCCCAGCAGATCGCCGGTGAGGTTGTTGCGATCGCTGAACTCAGGGTGCTGATACACCTGGGCATCGAACTGCTCCAGCTGCTGCTGCATGGCTGCGGCCGTGGCGGCATCCGGCTCAAGGTCCACCTGCAAAACGGGGGTGGGAAAGAGCCAGTGCAGCGCCATGGAACCGATCAGGGCACGAGATCGTCCAAATCATGGTCAAGGTTGTGGCGTCTGCACCAAGCCACAACGGTGTTCACCAGAAGCAGCGTCACCGTCATCGGTCCCACACCGCCAGGGACAGGCGAAAGCGCAGCCGCGATCGACTCGACCTCAGACGCACGAACATCCCCGCACAATCCGCCTTCCGGCTTGCGGTGGATGCCCACATCCACCACCGCCGCCCCCGGCCGCACGTGCTCGGCCCCGATGAACTCAGGACGGCCGGCTGCCACCACGAGGATGTCGGCCTCCCGGGTGTGGGCCGCCAGATCGGCCGTGCGGGAATGGGCGATGGTGACGGTGGCATTGGCCGCCTGAAGCATCAAGGCCATCGGCTGCCCCACAAGGATGCTGCGGCCGATCACCACAGCGCGCTTGCCCGCTGGATCAATGCCATTGCTGCGCAGCATCGCCATCACCCCGGCGGGAGTGCAGCTGCGCGGGCCCGGCTCCCCCTTGAGCAGCCGTCCGAGGTTGAGGGTGTGCAGACCGTCGGCATCCTTTTCAGGATCAATGGCCATCAGCAGCGGACCCTCATCAAGGCCGGCCGGGAGGGGCAGCTGCAGGAGGATCCCATCCACCTCAGGGTTGGCATTCAGCCGTTCAATCGTCTGCAGCACCTGCGCTGGAGGCGTTTCGCCGGGGAGGTGATCGCCAAAGCTGGCCACCCCGATCCGAGCACAGGCCTTTTCCTTGTTGGCGACGTAAACGGCGCTGGCGGGATCATCACCAACCCGCAGCACCGCTAAGCCCGGCGGTCGCCC comes from the Synechococcus sp. A15-62 genome and includes:
- a CDS encoding TIGR02466 family protein, translated to MALHWLFPTPVLQVDLEPDAATAAAMQQQLEQFDAQVYQHPEFSDRNNLTGDLLGHAGLDQLHRMDAFQWLNAQLAEHVSAYLRSLLGPDHGLMAHIQKAWPVVCARNGGTVDLHSHRNAQLSAVFYVLTDPANESGELEFEAPDDYFSHVMAVPYRDAAVSCGVFAPLPHRLLLFPSDLRHRVRPYEGSSPRYSVSYDLAITTAPGKGREMRTPHPMDWVPLGS
- a CDS encoding GAP family protein, with product MAEPRIWTELLTYGLGVALSPIHIVLLLLLLLDMTHGSDHRTGLDLIGGGALIALGSRELIRGLLDDGTAPAWSGAVDRFAAMPLPLLLLISSVTEVISPDDLLLFAKSAAVILAAQLALQEEIACSIGFSTAATALLLVPFLAVLIGRQRVLPLLQRGKTTLLRRGELVVGSLSFGLGSYLSWQGISGLMIN
- the folD gene encoding bifunctional methylenetetrahydrofolate dehydrogenase/methenyltetrahydrofolate cyclohydrolase FolD; amino-acid sequence: MALRLDGKVLAREVEHRLQTLIERRLAEAGRPPGLAVLRVGDDPASAVYVANKEKACARIGVASFGDHLPGETPPAQVLQTIERLNANPEVDGILLQLPLPAGLDEGPLLMAIDPEKDADGLHTLNLGRLLKGEPGPRSCTPAGVMAMLRSNGIDPAGKRAVVIGRSILVGQPMALMLQAANATVTIAHSRTADLAAHTREADILVVAAGRPEFIGAEHVRPGAAVVDVGIHRKPEGGLCGDVRASEVESIAAALSPVPGGVGPMTVTLLLVNTVVAWCRRHNLDHDLDDLVP
- the crtE gene encoding geranylgeranyl diphosphate synthase CrtE, producing the protein MSAEFDFKAYLGKAKEQVEAALDGSLGPERPESLREAMRYSLLAGGKRLRPILCLAACELAGGEATQALPTAVALEMIHTMSLIHDDLPAMDDDDLRRGRPTNHKVYGEAVAILAGDALLTRAFEMVALRSPGVPAERLLKVVGELSLVAGAPGLVGGQVVDLESEGKEVDLETLEYIHLHKTGALLSACVITGAMIGGADEALIKALRTYARGIGLAFQIIDDILDITASSEVLGKTAGKDLIADKTTYPKLLGLDESRRRADVLVNEAKAALQPWAEKAVPLLALADFITSRDR
- a CDS encoding ATP-dependent RecD-like DNA helicase; translated protein: MTAAADLTADQQEAADAFAAWLKQPVDGTPFVLSGFAGSGKTFLSMRLLRQVEASGLCWTVVAPTHKAVGVLRQALELEGLQPTWYPSTIHRLLRLKLKRSADAELCEPTEQTAMALENLGLVLIDEASMVDSTLLGIALQCAHPFKTRLVFVGDPAQLPPVGEPNSPVFAMQRSCSASLTQVVRHQGPVLQLAAGLREGRLPCQMPPLLPPIRSPQGQVRSLVQREWLDQARRALREASVQDNPDAARILCYTNRTLDRLVPHARRAIHGEMADQMPVLPGEVLISRTAVMAPASRDGEEAGEEPDMVLGSNREVTVRDVKPESCDLADFGLSSADGPVPVIETLSASVNAGDLELTLRLQPPIGSSGRQELDAVMQRLRKQARDAGKKNGRSIWRQYFLIRDAFASLGPAAVLTVHRSQGSSFGDVFVAPDVFRADPAIRQQLCYVAVSRARTGVWLLGGETSSDLRATWQRQFDTTRDSE
- a CDS encoding divergent PAP2 family protein; the encoded protein is MIDATPSHAVLREFFDNSSLTWGLMACGVAQLSKLFLELLLHRRWRPAVLIETGGMPSSHSALVTGTAACVGWTLGFDHPLFALAAMVAFVVMYDASGIRRAAGLTAERVNGLPDSLWPDAPEKPLKESLGHSRLQVLVGSLMGPAIALPGLEFVGSPLHLLSGLGAGLG